GGAAGTTGAACTGAGCCTTGCACTCATATCAGTGGtaaaccaaattaattttattttatttataaaaaaaccaAGTAAAACATATTGGATAGAACATAATATTaagattaatatatattatataatacatctttttatgtttttgttatcTTGAACAGATAGAGCTATCTGTATTGTATGTCCAAGGGATTCCAATTAAGTTGAAGTTCCAACCATTTATAAATTATGCTATACCTTGACACATGATGGAattgtttgaatttttgcaaactGAAATCATCCCAATGTtcattcatttgtgtcaatatctttcattctttttgtgCAGTTTCAGCCGTTTCGATGCCAACCCTATCATATCCGTAGATGCTCAGGAATTCATCGTCGTCGTCCAACAATTTATACTCCTACAACTTCAATTAAAGCATCACCGGCAGAAGACCATAATGAGCCTAATGAAGTTAAGATGCAGATTGGGATCGTGAAGGAGAAACTCAAAGAAGCAATGCCAAGCTCGGTTCAAGAATTTCCTTGGAGAAAAGCTCAACATACACTTCTAGACAGACTACTTCTTCTTGTACAGGAGGCATTAAAGTGGTctcttattatatattttatctttggtTCTTTATCGGATGTTGTATATACATTCTTTATAAATTGGGAACTAATCATTCCAGTTGGCCTCTTTGTTGGCTGCCTTATGGCTGATTTCTTCAAGGAAATATCCCAGGAACTGTTTCGTGGATCCGAGGTATAGTTTGTATTATTATGTTATTGTGCCACAGCTCCATCCAGAGTTACTCAGTTCCTTTGTTTATTACAAGTCTATTAATAATCTTGTTTTTGCTGTATCTACTCATGAGTTGCCACTTGACAGgagaatgatttgaaattgCGTCGTTTGGGCTTGTGTTTCCTTTTTGTGTTTGTCAAGTTTACATCGACATGGTTTGCAACACAACCAAGGGTGTTTTTTTTGCATGTTGCAAATGGTGGACTGATGCAGCTACTGTGGTATTGGAGAAATTTAATGGAAGATGCAAAGAACAGACAGGAAAATAGCACGGCTTCCGCTTTCGGAGCATAGATGGATGGTGGAGTTTGAAGTTTTAGCGCACCAAACTGACACTAACTTCAAATTTCTACAAATATGTAGCCCATTTGATTCGGTAATCTTTCAGCCTGTTTCACCTTTCCTTCGTTAATCGTTGGTATCATTTAGAAGCTACTAACTACTGCCAATCATCTTGTTCATATGAACTAGTTATACTCCCAGCTTATTCAAGTGGATGAAACAAACCCAATGGAGCAAGTTATGAGCATCATGTAACATAGATGAACATATAGTTACCTTACCCTGTTTTGTTAGTATGTATTGCCAATTAAACATCTAGAAAGTGATGTTATTGTTTGTTTGTGCCTTTAATCAAATTCATGCAAATAGTAGCTCACCTAACGGGGTAAATATCTATCAAGGAAATAGTACACATTTTACCTAAACCTAATTATGCTTCTAGTTTATTGATAGTAACCATAGACTCAAAATCAGGACCAGATAGAACAGTTGATTTGGTAGATTGATGGATCAATCAATTCAAGtgtaaaaactataaaaaaaatcggCTGATCCTATAACTGGTCGAAACCAGTTAGTTTCtgttttctattattatttaatttgataaaaagtaTTTCTAGCCGAATAAAAGGTCAAtgttatataattatttctGGTTTGATTATGG
The genomic region above belongs to Cicer arietinum cultivar CDC Frontier isolate Library 1 chromosome 4, Cicar.CDCFrontier_v2.0, whole genome shotgun sequence and contains:
- the LOC101491766 gene encoding uncharacterized protein; this encodes MAILSSLAIPSTTPKFRFQPFRCQPYHIRRCSGIHRRRPTIYTPTTSIKASPAEDHNEPNEVKMQIGIVKEKLKEAMPSSVQEFPWRKAQHTLLDRLLLLVQEALKWSLIIYFIFGSLSDVVYTFFINWELIIPVGLFVGCLMADFFKEISQELFRGSEENDLKLRRLGLCFLFVFVKFTSTWFATQPRVFFLHVANGGLMQLLWYWRNLMEDAKNRQENSTASAFGA